CCTCACCTGCCCGGCAGTCCACGCTTTGCTCCTTCAGCTCCGGGAAGAAGCTCAGGAAGGAGTCCAGCAGGTCCTGGGCCACCACGCTGGTGAACTTGTACTTCTCCACATAGGCCTGCGTGGGCGGGGGCAGGGCTAGCAGCGCTGGGGGCTAGGCGCACCGTTCCCCACCAGAGCTGCGGCCTGCGCCGCATGGGTGGGCCCAGAAGGGCCCCGCACCCATCTGTACAGAGGGCGCAAACGCACCCACCACTGCCACATGAGGTCCTGCTGAGGAGCCGAAactgggagggtgggagagggaagaggcaaTACCCTAGAACTGCCCAGAAAGAAAGGCGGGCCAGGTCCCAGCCCCACGCACAGGCCCCCACCGACTCCATCCCCACCACCAGGAGAAGCAGCCCTGGGAGCCgaggaggggtggggcaggaggggctgcTCACTCGGAGGAAGTCGTCAAAGCGCTGGGGGTCCCCGCATAGCTGGGACAGGTAGTACACGAAGCAGTAGCCCTTCTCGTAGGTGAAGAGATTCATCAGGTGGCTGGGATTCACGCCTGCAAGAACACCCCAGCTCTGGGTGGTGCTCTGACCCTCCTGGGTCCTGTGGGACCGGGGTGTGACAGGGGTCAGGCTGCAGAGCAGGAGGGGCCGAGGGCTGCTGTCCCTCACACATCCAGATGCCCCAGGAGTGCAGTGATGGGGCCTGCTCTGCCTGAGGGGCTGGGGGGGCGGACACTGAGGGCCCACACACCACGGCGAGGGCTGCTCAGAGCCCGGGACAGATGCTGGCAGGCTGAGGGAGCCTACGGGAGGccttcctggggctgggggctcctggcctggcctggcctttgCAGGGATCCAGCTAGGAACAGAGGACAGGGTAGGCAAGGAGGTCCTATGGGGTGATGTCTGCAGGGCCTGGAGCAGGTCCTGGCAGCAGTGGGTACCTGGCTCCAGCTTGACCTGCAACTTGCTGACCGGGCTGTCCTCTCCGAGGAGCTTCATCTGCCTGTGCAGGGCGTCCAGGCGGAAGGCCGTCTCCAGACAGGTGAAGGCAGCACCTGGACAGggccagggaggcagaggaggcgggagggggcagggggcaggcctGAGCACCCAGGGCAGGTGTGAGGCTGCTGCCCTGGCTACTCCCTGCCCTGAGCCTTGTGAAGGTGacccaaggccacccagctggACTCATGCACAGCAGGAGAACTGCATCCTGGGGTCTGGGCTGGGCTCTCAGCCCCCCGCATGGTAGCTAGGATGGCCCTGGTagcgcccctcccccgcccccagccagcCACGGGCAGTACCGTAGGTCTCTGTGGTGATGCGGCGCTGGGCGTAGGTGGCCAGGCCCTCGCTCAGCCACATCTCCTCCCACGTGGCGTTGGTGACAGCATTGCCGAACCAGCTGTGGGCCACCTCGTGGATGACGTCAATGACCAGGAACTCGTCACTCTCCAGGATGGAGGAGATGATGAAGGTGAGGCAGGGGTTCTCCATGGCCACGATGGGGAAGGAGGGGGGCAGGAACACAATGTCATACCTGCCCCGGAAAGGTGACCATGAGAGGGCCGGGGGCCTAGGAAGTGAGCGTCACTTCCTCCCCAGGAGGTCAGAAGGGGTCGCTCCCATGAGCCCCAGTGTCCTCCTTTGGATGGCGGGGACTTGCTCTCTGACCCCTCTTGCCGCCAGCCAGGGCTCCCAGGTGCCCCAAGACATACCTGCCCCACATGTACGGCCCATACAGCCGCTCAGCTGCACTCAGCCACTGCTCCACTGCGCCTGACAGCTTGCTGGTGGCCGTGGGCAGGAGGCACGGCTCGGCCCAGACGCGGCTCCTGTCACAGGGCAGAGAGGGTGGGCCAAGGCCGAATGGCCCCCACCCCGCTCACCCCGCCAggccttctctctgcttctaggCTCAAATACCACCCATGCCTCGTCCAGCCTGGCTGACCGCCCAGCCCGCCGCCTGTCGCCCCGCCTCACTCAGTGGCCACCATGCAGGCCCTTCCCATGTCAGGGGCCGAGCCACATGCTGAGGGCCCCTCGGTTCCTTATGTCTTAAGTTGAAGGAACCTGTGAGGGCTTGAGGGTACATCAGGCTGCAGTGTGGCCCCAGCAGGACAGGCCCGAGAAGGGCTGCGCAGGTCAGGAGCTGGGGTTGCTGGGTCCGAGGGCACGTGGGGTGAGGACAGCCTGGCAGGGGTGGCCCTGGGCCGTGGCAGGCGGCAGGGCTGGTCCCACGGGTGGGGGTCCTCGGCAGGGCAGCCACAGACGCAGGCCGCACACCCAGCCCACAGCGAGAGCTCTCTGAGGCCTGGGccctgggcagcagcagtggctgcAGGAAGCAAGAGGCAGTGGCCCTACCTAGGCCCAATGTCTGCCGGCTGGAGGTCCCCGGCCACGAGGGCCACGAGGTAGGCGGGCACGGGGTGCTCCATGTGGAAGCGGTAGACGCCCTCCTCCTCCACGTACGTGCTCTGCGTGGCGCTCATCAGCACCTGCACCCCCAACGGGGCCTGCATGCGAGGAAGCCCCACCCGTCAGGGCACCCCGGGTCCTTGTGGGGAAGCCCATGCCCCTGTCAGGGTACCCCATATTCCCCAACAGGGCACCCCACAGCCCAGGTCAGGGACCTCGTGTCCTTGATGGGGAACCCCATCAGAAAACCCCATATTCCCCAACAGGGCACCCCACAACCCAGGTCAGGGAACCTCATGTCCTTGATGGGGAACCCCATGGCCCCTTCAGGCCACCCCCTGTCCCCAGTGGGAACTCCACAGTCTGGGTCAGGGAGCCACATAGCCACAATAGGGAACCCCACATCCCCAACAGGGCACCCCACAATCTGGGTCAGGAAGCCCCATGCCTGTCAGGGAATCTCTCACCCCCATCAGAGAATCCCCATGCTACAGTGGGAACCCCCAGTCTCCTGGTCTGCACACCTCCTGCCCcagtcggggggtggggggtactGTGCTCAGGCCCAGGAGCCCTGGCccccagcacagggtctggcatCTCCGCCAGAGCCTCCCCCTTCTTGGGGTGTCAGGTGGCCCCCTCCTGCATGGTGAGGAGGGTGGGCTCCTAGGACAGTGGTCCTGGTGCAGCCGGGGCTATGGCCCAGgcgggagggagtgaggaggagggCCAGGAGTGGGGGCGCTGACCTTGACGACAGCCGAGTAGGTGCACTTGACGGCGGGTGTGTCGAAGCAGGGGAAGAAGGACCGGTTGCAGACGGAGTGGCCCTGGGTGAAGACGAAGGGCTTGGCGCTGCCGTAGGTCAGCTCGGGGTCCAGCCACCAGATCTGCAGGCAGGCGGGGCATCAGCAGACGGCCACGGGGCTCGGGCAGGGACACCCTCCCCGTCACAGTGGGCCAGGCCTTTCGGGGAGCAGCACTGCTGGCTGACAGCCCTCATCTGCCCAGCAAGGGGGATCCTGTCACACAGAGAGCAGCACTTGGGGGTGCCAGGACACCCCTGCCAGCCATGCCTCGCTTCCTGAAGGCTGTGcaggtttcctggaggagggaaGGCCTCAGGGAGAGGTCCCAAACCCACTGTCCTACTCAGGTTTCTGGGCCCAAAGCCTCTGGGGGCAGCAGCCGGAGAGGAAGGGAATGAAGGTCCAGGAGGGGATGGCCTTACTGGGCTCATCCAGGGCCAACAGCTGCTTGTCCACCCCGGGGaccctcactcccctcccctcgGGCAGGCTGGACAGCTGACCCAGAGCGTGGCCTGCGCTCCATCCAtccccagggccagccttcccTCCAGGCAGGAGGTTCTGCATCCAGGAGCCAGCTCGGGGAGTCTCCCAGCCCATGCCCCTCATCCCAGCTTCcaaggggagactgaggcacagtcAGAACACCCAAGTCCAAATTCTCACAGGCTGGCGGCAAATCTGGTCTCAGCCAGGAAAGGGAGCCAGGACGTGGCCCTGCGCGAAAATGAGAACTTCCCGCAGACTCCCCCACACTGGAGGGGAGCCCGCACAGCTGGCCCGGGGCCACCCCTGGGAATAAGGTCAGCCTTGCTGGGAGGGACCCCCATGGGGAGATGAGTCTGGGCCAGGGCATGGCGGGCAGCGAGCCGAGGCCAGGCACTTGGAGAGGATGGGCTGGACAGAAGTGGCCATGGCGAGATGGCTGGGGCCTGGGCCTGGACCACTGTAGACAGACCCTGCAGTGGCTGCCAGCACCCAGCCGCCCACCTCTATGGCGGAGCCAGAGCTGAGGCAGCACCGCTGGGAGCCCTGTTCATCTGCACGACAGACAGGGACCTCCATGCATGACGTGGCCTCCCACAGGGTAGCCACAGGGGCAGATGTGGGCTCAGGGGTGGATGCCCTTCAGGGCTTCTGGTCAAGGAAATGGTCCCCACCTGGAAGCCACCTTCCCTCCGCAGTGCTGGTGGCCTAGGGGGGCCACAGGGGGCAGGGAATGGGCACATTGCCTGGCCGTGGGTGCCCACTTGCCCGCCTCCACACCTGCCGGACACCATCACCTGCTCGGCCAACCTCCCCCAACATTGTAGGCTTCGAGGCTTTCCTCACCCCCAAATACCCAGGCCAGGCTCCACCGCCACTGAGgaggcccctcccctcctcatgcCCTCCTGCCCACCACAGCCGCCAGCTCTGTCCAGGGCTGCATTGGCTGCCGGGTCCACTGCCATTTCAACACTCCCCTTCTCATCTCCTGCCCAAGTGTTCTAGAGTCTCTGGGAAGGTCAGCGCAGAGTCTGGGAGAGGGCCCCCCCAACCGCAGCAGGGTCCTGAACcagctctccccaccctcccctccgccaggACAACACAATCATGGAAGCCAACTGGATTATTCCTCATCCACTTCAGGGACCAAGTGCACACCTGTCCTCCCACGGCCATTATGAAGGACCCCTCACACACCCCTCTGCAAGAATGGGTCTGTGGAATCCAGATGATGGCCACCAAGGCTGCTCCCCACATGGCCTTTTCCATGCTGAAATCACAGACTTGATGGATCCCAGACCCAGGAAAGGTGGCCTTTCCTGCAGACCCCAGACCCAGCGGGGCTGTCTCCCCTGCAGACCCCAGACCCAGTGGGGCTGTCTCCCACATAGATCCCACACCCAGTGGGGCTGTCTCCCACGTAGATCCCACACCCAGTGGGGGTGTCAACCTCACAGACCCTAGATCCAGAAGGGGCTGTCTCCCCTGCAGACCTCGGACCCAGGAGGGGCTGCCTTCCCTGCAGACCCCGGAGCCAGGAGGGGCTGCCTCCGCTGCAGACCCCAGACCCAGAAGGACTGTCTCGCCCTCAGACCCCAGACCCAGGAGGGGCTGTCTCCCCTGCAGACCCCAGACCCAAGAGGGGCTGTCTCCTCTGCAGACTCCAGACCCAGCAGGGCTGTCTTGCCCACAGACCCCAGATCCAGGAGGGGCTGTCTCCCCTGCAGAGCCCAGACCCAGCAGGGCTGTCTTGCCCACAGACCCCAGATCCAGGAGGGGCTGTCTCCCCTGCAGATCCTAGACCCAGTGGATCCCCAGACCTGGCAGGGCTGCCTAGCCCATTCCTGCAGACCCAGCCAAACCCCTGCCAGTGTTCACAGACTTCTTCCAAACTTCTTTGGGCTGCTGTCTCTGTCCCCTCATCGTGGGGAGCCCACAGTGATGTCTTCCTTTTCTGCTGACCCCTGGGACTGCACCAGATGTTCACAAGACCTGTCTGGGGAGCCTGTTCAAAAATGTAGACTCCTGGCTCTGGCCCGAGAGCTTCCCGGGACCGgaacccaggaatctgcattatGGAGACTCCCTGCAGTGGGTCGTGCTGCATGCAGTCTTTGGCCCACTCTGGGGACAGGTCCCTACGGTCCCCAAACCTCATTTCACCCCACTTTCCCCTCTCGCACTTGCTCCACCAGCACAGCCTCTCAcgggcccctcccctccctgtggcCCTCCTCAGGCTCTGCTCAGCCCAGGCTTCCTGTCCCCACTGCCACGTCCACTTCTCAGCTCATCCAGAGAGGGCCCACTGGCACTGCTCGCCCCTTAGCCTCGCAGAGACCAACGGGGTCCACAGCCCTCCTTGGAAATGAGGGGCTAGGGCAGACCCCCAGGCAGCCAGGTACCCCACTCCAGGGGTGTGCCCGCAGCTCCTGTCAGGGGGCGCAGGGTGCAGGGAGCAGAGGAACAGCTGCTGATGGGCTGGCAAAGGAGCAGACTTAAGGACTCTAGACACTGCAGGGCAGGAAGAAAGGTGTTCTTGCTGGGGTGGGGTGAGTGGGGTCGGAGGCGCATGGGCCCTAGAGTCTGCAGCACCCCCAAACTGCCTCTGGAGGTGCGGGGGTCCACTGGCAGGGCCTCCCAGGGAGCTGCATCCTACCTGACACAGGGATACGCTTAGGGATTCAGGCCTGAGTCCTGGAACAGGACCAGAAGAGGTAGGTGCCCAGGGTCAGAGGTCAAACACTCTGGTCTCCACAAGCAATCTGGCCTGCAGGCCAGGCCCCTTGTCCCCCAGGCTTCCAGCTCCAGAGCTGCACAGTCTGTGGAGACCatgctgcccctccccaccccaagcacCCAAGAGCCCCTCAGCAGGCCATTGAAAGCCCAGGGACAACGGCCTCCCTGCTTGcctggccccatccccaggggCCTGTTGAGGGTCCTGGTCCCACCACTCTGCTGGCCATGGTCTTGGGAGGACTAGACACATGGGCTCCAAGTTCACAGATCAAGGTCAGGGAGGAGCACATCCCTCTGTTCTCACTGCCATGCTGGGAGGCATGTCTGCCACTTGTCAGAGTCCTGGAGTACCCCAGCAGGCAGCAGCGGCCAACCCAGCAGGCCAGCAGCCAGCACACCTACAGGAGCTCAAGAAAGGAGGAGCGGTGGCAGGGCCCACTAAGGGCTCCTGAGAAACGTGTAGGAGCCTGCAGGTCTGTGGCTGGTCTAGGCTCTTGCCGCTCACATGTCATCTTGGTTCCTCCCTGATGCCTCTAGACCAACTGTCCAACACCCCATCCATTTGCATGCCACAGGCAGTGACAGATGGAACCTCCTGGGGCCTCCCAGAgctgcatgcatgtgtgtatgtgtgcgtgacATGTGTGCTGTCCACATAGGGACCAAGGGAGCCCCCATGCTGCGGAAGTGAAAAGCCTTGCTCCATCCTGAAAGCCCCACCATAGTGGAGGGGTGCCACAGCCACAGCACCCAACCTGAGCCACCTAGCCTTTCTGGCAGAGCCTATGGGGCAGTGGGTGCTCCGTGCCCAAAGCCCTGCAGAGCccatatgtgtgtctgtgttggggaCATGGCCACTGAGCCACAGCAGCCCaccagtcctctcccagggggCCCAGAGCATCAGAGCCAACCAGCCCtttctgcctcctgctcccccGGGTCTGTCTGTCATGCTGCTTGCAGACAGACCTGGTGTCTATAAGTTCTCTGAAGGCCCAGGTCACAAGGAGGCCCTTCCGCATCTGACACCCCCCTGGCCCACCCCTCAGTGCCAGGCTCCTGCAGATGTATGTCTTGACATGTGCCAACCTGAAGTTGCTCTTGTCCCGGGGCACACCTGAAAGGAGTGGCCTCCCTTGGTGGCATGCTGTCCCCTGTCCTAATGGCACCCCAGGCACTAGCTGAGAATCACTGAGGCCACTTAGGCAGGGGTCCAGGGCCAGGTAGGGGAGTGCCAAGCGAGACGCCAGGGCCCCTCCGGGGCCAAGTTGGCCCTGCCCTCTCTGCAGGTGCCCAGGCCAATGTCGCCTGTCCCGGAAGCAGAGCCCAGATTAACGACCCCTAACCTGGCAGCGCGAGGACAGGCCACCTGGAGACCCCGCGGACCAACCCACCGTCCCAGCGCCCATCCCGGCAGGACTCACGGCGGGAGCGTCGGTGGAGGTGTAGCGCAGGATGACCTGGAAGGGCTGGTGTGCCTCCAGCTCCGACGGCAGCGTGACAGTGAGCGAGGAGCCGTAGTCAGTGAACGGGTCCACCCTGAAGGCCAGCGGGCAGGAGGGCTCGGCGCCGGGCGCCTCGGGGAAGGAGGGCAGCGGGGGCGGCAGCGCTGGTCCGGGCCCGGGGTCCGCGAAGGCGAAGGCGCAGGGCGGctcggtggcggcggcgggggcgcggcggAAGGCTGCCGAGTGCAGGCGCAGGGCCGGGTGCGCGTCGAGCACGAGCGCGCGGGGCGCGGGCCGCAGCGCGCACAGCTCGAGCACCAGGCAGCCGGCCAGCTCGCGCGCCTCGGGCCGCAGCTCCAGGCCCAGCTGCAGGTGGCGGAGGCGGAAGAGCTGCGCGCTGGAGGCCGAGGCCACGTCCAGGGCGGGCGGCGGCTCGGGCGGCGGACGGGCGGGCGCGGCCTCGGCGCCGGGCGCCTTGCGGCAGCAGCACTGCGCCGCCATGGCCGCCCGCGCTAGGTGAAATCCATGGGCGGCGGCCGCGCCGGGCCGCGGGGAACGGGCGAGGGgcgccgggcggcggcggcgacggcggcggggcgcgggcaCAACAGGAAGTCGCGCCGGGagccgcccggcccggccccgcgccgTGCGCCGCCCCGCTCGGGCTCCGCTCGGCTGCCGCCGGGGGCGCTGTGCGCGGGGAGACCCGGGAGCCGGGGGCTCCGTGCGCGGAGCCGGGGCGCGGGGAGCCGAGGGAGCTGAGCGCGGGACCGGGGCGCGGGGAGCCGGGGTTGCTGAGCGCGGGGCGGGACGTGGAGCCGGGGACGCTGTGCGCGGGGAGACCCGGGAGCCGGGGGCTCCATGCGCGGAGCCGGGGCACGGGGAGCCGGGGGTGCTGAGCGCGGAGCGGGACGTGGAGCTGGGGGCCCTGTGCGCGGGGAGCCCCGGGCTCTCCGCGCGGGGAGCCGAGGCGTTGTGCGCGGGACTGGGGCGCTGCACGCGGGGTCGGGGCGCCGTGCGCAGGGCGGGACGGGGAGCCGGGGACCCTGTGCCAGGAGAGACCTGCCTCTGTGCACAAGGGGCCGCGGCGTGTGCGCTGGGCAGGGGCTCTGTGAGTGGGGAGGCCGGGGAGCCGGGGGTGCTGTGGGCGGGCGGCCGGGGCCCTAGGGCTTTGCACGCGGGGCGGGGGTGCGTTTTGTGGGGGGAACCGGGGTGCGCTAGAGCCGTGGTGCACGGGCCGCTGAGCGGCCTCTCCAGCTCTGTGCGCTTCCTACCGGACCTGCGCCAGGGGACCCCAGGAGGGATCGCCGCTCCCTCAGGGACGCTGCGGGTCAGGTTCCTGGGTCGTTGGCTGCTGGGACACCTGGGGCAGAGCTGCCTCTCCGTGGGG
This Equus asinus isolate D_3611 breed Donkey chromosome 19, EquAss-T2T_v2, whole genome shotgun sequence DNA region includes the following protein-coding sequences:
- the RNPEPL1 gene encoding aminopeptidase RNPEPL1, whose translation is MAAQCCCRKAPGAEAAPARPPPEPPPALDVASASSAQLFRLRHLQLGLELRPEARELAGCLVLELCALRPAPRALVLDAHPALRLHSAAFRRAPAAATEPPCAFAFADPGPGPALPPPLPSFPEAPGAEPSCPLAFRVDPFTDYGSSLTVTLPSELEAHQPFQVILRYTSTDAPAIWWLDPELTYGSAKPFVFTQGHSVCNRSFFPCFDTPAVKCTYSAVVKAPLGVQVLMSATQSTYVEEEGVYRFHMEHPVPAYLVALVAGDLQPADIGPRSRVWAEPCLLPTATSKLSGAVEQWLSAAERLYGPYMWGRYDIVFLPPSFPIVAMENPCLTFIISSILESDEFLVIDVIHEVAHSWFGNAVTNATWEEMWLSEGLATYAQRRITTETYGAAFTCLETAFRLDALHRQMKLLGEDSPVSKLQVKLEPGVNPSHLMNLFTYEKGYCFVYYLSQLCGDPQRFDDFLRAYVEKYKFTSVVAQDLLDSFLSFFPELKEQSVDCRAGLEFERWLNATGPPLAEPDLSQGSSLTRPVEALFQLWTAEPLDQAAASASAIDISKWRTFQTALFLDRLLDGSPLPQEVVMSLSKCYSSLLDSMNAEIRIRWLQIVVRNDYYPDLHRVRRFLESQMSRMYTIPLYEDLCTGALKSFALEVFYQTQGRLHPNLRRTIQQILSQGLGPSAEPSAEQGSAGADSEADTDTPALLLGDEAPSSAISLRDVNVSA